Sequence from the Pleomorphomonas sp. T1.2MG-36 genome:
GCTCAACCGCGTCGTCGTCCCTTCGCCCGATCGCATCGAGGCCGCCTGTCGGCATTTCGGCACCTGCGGCGGCTGCATGCTGCAGCATGTCGCACCGGCGCCATATGGCGACTTCAAGCGGCGTCTGGTCATCGACGCGCTGGCCGATCGCGGCCTGACGCCCGAGGTCGGCGAAACGCGTCTCGTGCCGGCACAGTCCCGCCGCCGTGCGACATTCGCCGGCATCATGGCCGGTCGACACCCGTTTGTCGGCTTCAACGAGCGGGCCAGCCACCGCCTCGTCAGCCTGGACGAGTGTCCGGTGATGAAGCCGGATATCCTCGCAGCGCTTCCAGCCCTGACGGCGCTGACAGGTCTCATCGCCCCTCGCAAGGGAGGGCTCGACCTCACGGTGACGCTGACCACCGGCGGCCTGGACGTATCGGTCGCCGGCATTGCCGCGCGCGACGTCGATCGGCTACGCCTGCCATTCATCGAGCTTGCGGCGCGCTTCGATCTCGCCCGTCTGTCGGCCGGCGGCGAGGCGATCGTCGAACGCCGGGCCGCCACGATCAACATCGATGGCATCATGGTCACGCTGCCGCCTGGCGGCTTCCTGCAGGCTTCCGAGGAAGCCGAGGCGATCATGGGCGAACTGGTGACAGCCGCCGTTCCGGCCAAGGCCAAGCGAGTTGCCGACCTTTATTCCGGCGTCGGCACCTTCGCGCTACGATTGGCCCGCCATGCCGAGGTACTGGCCCTCGAAGGTGAAGCCGGAGCCGTCGCGGCCCTCGACCGGGCCGCGCGCAGCATGACCGGTCGCCATCGGATCAGCGCCGAAAGGCGCGACCTCGCGCGCCGGCCGCTGATCGACAAGGAGCTCGAGAAGATCGACGCCATCGTGTTCGACCCGCCGCGCGCCGGGGCCGCCGAGCAGAGCCAGTGGTTGTCGCGCTCGAAAGTGCCGACGATCGTCGCGGTGTCCTGCAATCCCGCCACGCTCGCCCGCGACCTCAGGACGCTGGTCGACGGCGGCTACCGCATCGACACCGTCACGCCGGTCGACCAGTTCCTCTGGTCCAGCCACGTCGAGGTGGTCGCTGCCCTCAGGCGATGAGGTCGGCGGCAAGGACGAGGGGTCGCCATGCGAAAGGCCGGAGCGGTTCCCCGCTCCGGCCTTTTGATGTCGCGACGGCTGCCTTAATCAGGCGAGCGCCTTGGCCGGGTCGAGATAGGCGAAGCCGAGCGCATCGCTGACCGCCTTGTAGGTGATCTTGCCGGCATGGACGTTGAGGCCATGGGCGAGATGGATGTCATCCTGGCAAGCCCGCTTCCAGCCCTTGTTGGCCAGCGCCAGAGCGAAGGGCAGCGTCGCGTTGTTGAGCGCGAAGGTCGACGTACGGGCGACGCCGCCGGGCATGTTGGCGACGCAGTAATGAACGACGCCGCTCTCGATGTAAGTCGGATCCGAGTGCGTGGTGGCGCGCGACGTTTCCGAAGCGCCACCCTGATCGATGGCGACGTCGACGAAGGCCGAGCCCTTCTTCATGGCAGCGATCAGTTCGCGGCTGATCAGCTTGGGCGTGCCGGCGCCCGGTACCAGAACCGTGGAAATGACGAGGTCGGCGCCGGTGACGAGGTCGGCCACCGTGTCCTTGTTGGAATGGGCCGTCTTGATGCGAACGCCGAAGGTGGCGATGGCGCGACGCAGCGCGTCGATCGAGTTGTCGACCAGCGTCACGTCGGCGCCCATGCCGAGCGCGACGTGGGTGGCATTGGTCCCGGCCACGCCAGCGCCGAGAATGACCACCGTAGCCGGAGCAACGCCGGCAACGCCGCCGAGCAGGATGCCCATGCCGCCAGCAGCGTTCTCAAGCGCGGCGGCACCAACCTGCGGCGCCATGCGGCCGGCCACTTCCGACATCGGGGCGAGCAGCGGCAGCGAGCCGTTGGGCGCCGTCACCGTCTCGTAGGCGATGCAGGTGGCGCCAGACTTCATGAGATCCTCGGCCTGTTCCGGATCGGGCGCGAGGTGGAGATAGGTGAACAGCGTCTGTCCCTCGCGCAGCTTCTTGCGCTCGACGGCCAGCGGCTCCTTCACCTTGACGATCATATCGGCCGTGGCAAATATCTCATCGGGACCATCGACGATGGCGGCGCCTGCCTTGACGTAGGCGGCATCGGCGATCCCGATCCCCGCGCCTGCGTTCTTCTCGATGATGACCTTGTGTCCGGCGGCGACGAGTTCGCGCACCGAGGAGGGCACGAGGCCGACGCGGTCCTCGTGGTCCTTGATTTCTTTCGGCGTACCGACAAGCATTTCGATAGTCCCCTGCTGGTTCTGCCGCCGGGTTGACTCCCGGCTTGGCAAGATGATGCATATTTGGCCAAACTTGGCGCAATTTCTTGCACAGATTCAGCAGACTATGGGCGGAAAACAGCATAAAATTCTGCCATTCGCCCCTTGAAACGCAGGAAATTCAGCCCATGCGCCTCGACGTGACGGATCGTGCGATCCTGACCGCCTTGCAAGACAATGCCCGACCGACCAACGCCGAGCTCGCGGATCGGGTCCACCTCTCAGCCTCGGCCTGCTTGAGGCGCACACGCCTCCTTGAGGAAAGCGGCCTTATCGCCCGCTTCGTCGCCATTCTCGATCCTCGAATAGCCGGCGTACCCGGCACCGCCTACGTTTCCGTGACGCTCGACAGCCAGGGCCGCGCCTCGCTCGACAAGTTCGAGGCCGCCGTGCGCGCCATTCCCGAGATCACCGAGTGCTACCTTCTGGCCGGCCAGCACGACTATCTTCTGCGCGTCGTCTATCGCGATGCCGCCGACCTCGAACGCATCCACAGCGAGATCCTGACGCCGCTGCCCGGCGTCGTACGCGTCCAGTCGCAGTTGACGCTCCGGACGGTCAAGCGCTCCACCAAGCTGCCGATCTGAACGCTTCGCCTCAAAAGCGAAAGGCCCGGAACGGACATCGACCGTTCGGGTCGACGCTGTTCCGGGCCTGAGAAGGCGGATCGAGATCGTCTTACGCGGCCGTTACCTTTGTGAGGAAGCCGGCCACCAGATCCTCCAGCGCCTTGGTCTCGCGCTCGACCTCGGCGGCACTGTCCTTCACCGACAGCGCCGAGCGGGTGGTGGCATCGGCGGCGCTGGCCACGCGCTCGACGATGCCGAGCACCGAACCGGTGGCGGAGGCGGCGGCATGGACGTTGCCGCTGATCGAGGTGGTGGCCTCGCTCTGCTGGGCCATGGCGTCGGCCATGGCGACAGTGTAGCGATTGACGGTCGCCATGGTGTCGGTGATCGCCTGGATGGCTTCGGCCGCCTCTTCCGAAGAGGTCTGGATCGCGGCGATCTGGTGGGCGATTTCCTCGGTGGCCTTGGCGGTCTGGCCGGCGAGGTTCTTCACCTCGGAGGCGACCACGGCAAAGCCCTTGCCCGCTGCGCCGGCTCGTGCCGCCTCGATGGTGGCGTTGAGCGCCAGAAGATTGGTCTGGCCGGCGATCGACTGGATCAGCGTGACGATCTTGCCGATCTCCTCGGAAGCGACACGCAAGCCGCCGACCTTGGCGTTGGCGGCATTGGCGCCCTGGGTGGCGCTCTCGACCACGTCGCGGGCGGCGTTGACCTGGGTGCCCAGATTTCGGATCGAGGCGTCCAGTTCCTCGGCGGCGGCGGCAACCGAACCGACCGAGCCGGAGGCCGTCGACGAGGCATGCGAGGCCTCGCCGGTACGGACCGTCGTTTCCTCGGCGACCTGCGTCAAGTCGGCGGCGGTGGCTGTCATGTCGGCCATGCGGCGCGTGACGGCCTCGATGGTGTTGTGTACCTCGGCCCGGAACTCGATGACCAGACGATCGATCTCCTGCTGCCGCGCTTCACGCCGACGTCCTTCCTCGATCTGCTGCTCCTCAAGCCGCAACCGCTCGATGGCGGCAGCGCGGAACACGTCGACGGCTCGGGCAAGGTCGCCGATCTCGTCCTTACGATCCCGGCCCGACAGCTCGGTGTCCAGCTCGCCGGCGCCGAGACGGCGGACGTCGGAGGCCAGTGTCGCCAGGGGTCGTGTCAGGCGGCGTGTGAGCTGAACGGCGAGACCGCCGACCAGGAGCAGAACTGCGGCGGCGACCGCGATGAGGATCAACGTCAGGCGCTTCACCGGAGCCAGGGCCGCGCTGCGGTCATGCAGCGACAAGACCTGCCAGCCGGGACGAACCGGCGCCAGAGCCGCCAGCTCGACCACGCCGGGGTTGAGCTCGATCTCGAAGGCGGTGCCTTGCGGCGACTTGAGCAAGGGGTTGGCGGAGAGGTCCACCAGCATGTCGCCTTTCGCCGTCTGGCCGAAGGTAAAGCCCGCGCCCGTTCCGGACGAGATCAGGAAGGAACGGCCGGCCGCGCCGAGCCCCGTCTTGTCGGTCAGGGTCTTGGTGGCCTGGGCCATCTTGACCCGGAGGGCGACGACCGCGACGAAGCGGCCTTCCATAATCACCGGCGCGACGAAGTAGCCGCTGAGACCGACGGAGGTGGACGGGTCGGGCATGAAGCTTGTGAAGGCGGGCTTGAGGTCGGCCGGCTTGGCGCCGGGCGCGGGGATCATCGCCTTCACCACGTCGGCCAGCGCCGACTTGCCGGTGGCATCGGCGATGCGACGGCCGAACAGATCGTCCTTCACGTAGGAATAGTAGGCACGGCCGCTGTCATCGAAGAGGACGAGATCGTCGAAACCGGTGTCGCTCAGGGCGGAGGCCACCGCCTTGTGGCCGATGGCGTGGTAGATGAAATAACGCTCCGAGGTGTCGTCCACCGCACCCATCTCTTCGCGATTCTGCGGGTTCGGGTTGGCGTCGACGAACACCTGGCGCAGCCGGGCGCCCGGATCGTCGTCCAGAAGCTGATTCCAGGCGCTCTTGAACTCGCGAGCCGACGCCTGCAAAGCGGAGGCGGATGCGACGGCGGCCGCCTGGCTGGAGAGGCTGTCGATCCAGGACTGAAGCGCGGCGGCGCGGGCACCGGCCGCCGTGACGATGGCCTCGCTCGAAAGGTCGGTGACCGTCTCTTCGGCCATCCGCTGCGTCGCAAACGTCAGGACGGCAGCGAGCGCCAAAGCGGACGCCAGCACGACGAAAACTATTCTCCCCGTGAACGATCTGAGCATACCTGTCCCCGCGAATACTGGCGCGGGACCGCCGGTTTCTGCGACACCGAGGCCGGAATGACACCACCAAGGCGCCATCCGGAATCGGCTGACCGGCCCGGCTTTCGCCGACACCTGCTCCCGCCACGAATGATACTTTCGTATGAGTTTGTGCGCGGTCGCGCGTAAACAGGCCGTAAAGCGAATACGAAGAATTCGCGATATCCCAGGGAAAAGCATTCGCTATATGCGATCTTCCCAAGGACCTGCCAGTGGCAGTTCGAGCCGGTGCACGACGTGTTGCCGCTCACCGAAAATCTGCGGCCCGCCGGTCTTGACCCACCTGAAACCCAGGCGTTCCCAGAAGACACGCGCCCTTTCGTTGCCATCGAGGACGCCAAGCAGCAGGCGCGTCGCTCCGCGCGCCCGAGCGAGGCGTTTCACCTCGTCGACGATCGCCGGGCCCAAGCCTTGGCCGCGTGCGGTGGGCACCAGAAGGAGCAAGCCGAGATAGGCATCGCCTCTCTCGGGGTAGCCGAATGCCAGATCGCCAATGGCGACAAGGTCTCCCGCGTTGCCAAGGACGCCGAACTTCAGCGGTGTTTCATCACCCGTCGGCGGTCGATCCTCGAAGAACGCGCGCGCGGCCACCTCCGGCGTCAGGCCGCTTTCGAGGAGGAGATAATCAGCGGCCTCACGATAGACGGCCTCGACAGCTGCGAAATCGTCTGCCGGATGCAGCGCAGCAAGACTGGCCGGGGACGAAATCATGCCGACATGTCAGCGCAACGGAAATGCGATGGCGCCGTCGCGACCGGTCTGGGCACGGTGGCGCAGCTTGTGGTCGGCTAGGACCAGGGCCATCATCGCCTCGCCCACGGGAACCGCGCGAATGCCGACGCAGGGGTCGTGGCGTCCGCGCGTCATCACGTCGACATCCTCGCCGGCTGCCGATACCGAGCGACGATCGGTCAGAATGGATGAGGTGGGCTTGACGGCGAAGCGGGCCACCACCGGCTGGCCGGTGGAGATGCCGCCGAGAACGCCGCCAGCATGGTTCGAAGCGTGCAGGATGGCGCCGTCGTTGCCCATGCGCATCTCGTCGGCATTCTCCTCGCCGGTGAGTTCGGCGGCGGCGAATCCCTCACCGATCTCGACGCCCTTCACCGCGTTGATCGACATCAGCGCCGAGGCGAGGTCCTGGTCGAGCTTGCCGTAGATCGGCGCGCCCCAGCCGGGCGGCACGCCCTCGGCCACCAGTTCCACCACCGCGCCGACCGACGATCCGGCCTTGCGCACGCGATCGAGGTAGGCCTCGAAACGCGGCACGGCTTCGCGGTCAGGGCAGAAGAACGGATTGTCGTCGACCGCGCTCCAGTCCCAGTTGGCACGATCGATCTTTTCCGTGCCGATCTGAACGAGAGCGCCACGGATGGTGACGCCATCGATCACCCTGCGGGCAACGGCGCCGGCGGCGACGCGCGCCGCCGTCTCGCGCGCCGAAGAGCGGCCGCCGCCGCGATAGTCGCGAACTCCATACTTCAGATCATAGGCGACGTCGGCATGGCCGGGCCGGTACTTGTCGCGAATGTCGCCGTAATCCTTGGACCGTTGGTCGGTGTTGCGGATGAGGAGAGAGATGGGCGTCCCGGTGGTCACCGGACCGCCGGTGCGGTCGTCCTCGAACACGCCCGAGAGTATCTCGACGAGATCATCCTCGCGCCGTTGCGTCACGAAGCGCGACTGGCCGGGTTTGCGCCGGTCGAGAAAGGTCTGGATGAACTCGGCCGTCAGCGGCAATCCCGGAGGGCAACCGTCGACGACGACGCCCAATGCAGGGCCGTGGCTCTCGCCCCAGGTGGTGATGCGGAAGAGATGTCCGAAGCTGTTGTGCGACATCGGTTTGCCTGAAATTGAAGAGCGGCGGCAGCCGCGACAGTCTGGGATTTCTCTTATGGGGCGCGGAAGCCGACGTCAAATGGCGGCAGCGGCGCCAATCTGCCGTATCATGGCCCAAACACCGATTCGCCGTCCCGATCCGAGCCCATGCCCCGCATTGCCTCCCCTGCCCCCGACCTTCTTGCCGGCCTCATCGTCGAGGCTTGCGACCGTCGCATGGAAGTGGATTTCGCGCGCCGTTGGGGCGGCCCCGTTGCCGGGGTGGACGAGGTCGGCCGCGGTCCGCTTGCCGGCCCGGTGGTGACCGCGGCGGTGATTCTCACGGATGCGCCGCTGCCCGAAGGGCTCACCGATTCCAAGCAGCTCAAGCCGGGCGCGCGGGAGCAGATGTTCGAGGTCATCTGCCGCGATCATATCGTCGCCGTCGCCTCGGCGTCGGCCGCCCGCATCGACGCGATGAACATCCTCGCCGCCAATCTCTGGGCGATGGATCGCGCCGTGCGGTCCCTGGCCGAACAGCCTGTGGGCGTGCTGGTCGATGGCCGGGACGTACCCTCGGCACTGACAGCAGCCGGCTATCGGGGAGCGGCCATCGTGAAGGGAGACGCCCGCGTCGCCGCCATTGCCGCCGCGTCCATCGTCGCCAAAGTGATGCGCGACCGGATGATGGAGCTGCACGCCGCCGAGTTTCCCGGCTACGGCTTCGAGACCAATGTCGGCTACGGCTCCGCGAAGCATCTGAAGGCTCTTGCCGAGCTGGGGCCTACGCCCATCCATCGCCGCAGCTTCCGGCCCGTACGCGAATGCATCGAGGCGAGAGCCGGCGGACAGAGGCCATGAAAAAGGGGCCGCCAAGGCCCCTCGTTCCGGATCGGTCCTGTGGCGGGAAACTCAGCCGAACCGTGCCTTGACCTCGTCCACGCCGCTGGAGATCAGATCCGCGGCCACTTTGCCCTGCACCTTCTCGGCAAGCAGGCTCTTCGAAGCGGCAATCGCCATATCGATGGCGACGGCCCTGACTTCGGCGACCGCTGCCGCCTCGGCATGGGCGATCTTGGCCTCGACCGTGCGCGTCCGCTGCTCGATCAGCTCCTTGAGCGCCACTTCGGCATCGGCCGTCATGCGCTTGGCTTCGGCTTCCGCATGGGCGATGATCTCGGCGGCATCCTGCTCGGCGATGACCCGCTTGTGCTGGTATTCGGCCAGAAGAGCTTCCGCCTCTCTCCGCAGGCGCTGCGCCGCGTCGAGCTCGGCCGTGACTTCCTCGGCCCTCTTGTCGAGCATGCGCCCAACCATGCCGAACACGCCGTAATAGGCGAGCACGACAAAGAACAGGACCAGACCGACAAAGGCCCATGTGGTGTTGTCGAGCATCGGGCCTCTCCTCAGTGTTTACCGACCGACACGGCGGCAACAGCCGCGGCGGCCTCGTCACGGCTCACCTTGCCGACCAGCGCCTCGACAACCGCTTCGGTCGTCTCGGTAGCGATCGTCGACACGTGATCGAGCGCTATCCTCTTGACGTCAGCAATGTGCTTTTCGGTGTCGGACAGCTTAGCGGTGAGCTGCGCTTCAGCCGCATGGCGTCGTCCGTCGATCTCGCGGGCAACCTTGCTGCGCGTCTCGTGGGCGATGGCATTGGCCTTGTTGCGAGCGGCGGCGAGCGACGCTTCGTAGGAGGCAATGGCAGCGTCCGTATCCGCCTTGGCCTTCTCGGCCTCGACCAGATCGGAAGCGATCTTCGCGGCACGCGCTTCGAGAATGCCTGCAATCTGCGGGATGACCTTCTTGGCCATCAGGACGTAGAGCGCAATGAAGACGATGGCCAGCCAGAAGAGCTGTGAAGGGAAGGTCGAGGGATCGAACGGCGGGAAGGTGCCGCCGTGCTCGCCGCCCCCGTGCGCCACCGTCGTGCCGGCGGTGTCCGTCGGCGCGTGGCCGTCCTCCGCCGGAACGACCGCCGGCTCTTGTGCGTTGGCTTGGCTGATGAACCAGCTCATCGACGCTCAGGCTCCATGGATGATAACGACCAAGCGGCGCCCCGAGGCAGAAACCACCTCGCAAGGCGCCGGCTCGTCTCGGCCGGCCGGAGACCGGCCGGCGACATGCATAGGGCCCAAAGGGCCCGCTTCGGCTGTCTCGCGATCAGACGGCGAACAGCAGCAGCAGAGCGATCAGCAGCGAGAAGATGCCGAGCGCTTCGGTCACGGCAAAGCCGAGGATCAGGCGACCGAACTGGCCGTCGGCGGCCGACGGATTGCGGACGGCACTCGACAGGTAGTTGCCGAAGATGCTGCCGAGGCCGATGGCGGCACCGGCGATGCCGATGGTCGAAAGGCCAGCGCCGATGTACTTCGCGGCTTCAGCTTCCATTGTAATGCTCCTTGAGAAACAAAGACCTGGATGGTTTTGATGGGGTGAACTTCGTCGATCCGGCCTCAGTGCCCCGGGTGCAGGGCATCGTTGAGGTACATGCAGGTAAGGATCGTGAAGACGTAAGCCTGGAGGAATGCCACCAGGAATTCGAGGGCGGTCAGGGCCACCACCATGACCAGCGGCAGCAGCGCGCCGAGGAAGCCGAAGGCGCCGAGCCCGGTCAGCGTCACCACGAAGCCCGCGAACACCTTAAGGGTGATGTGGCCAGCCAGCATGTTGGCGAACAGACGGACGGCGAGGCTGAGCGGCCGCGACAGAAAGGAGATGATCTCGATCAGGGTGACCAACGGCACGATCGCCGCCGGAACGCCCGAGGGAACGAACAGCTTCAGGAAGTGGGTGCCGTTCTTGTAGAAACCGTAGATGGTCACCGTGAAGATGACGAGCAACGCCAGCGCCGCCGTGACGATGATGTGCGAGGTGACGGTGAAGAAATACGGCACCATGCCGAAGATGTTGGCCGTCAGCACGAACATGAACAGCGAGAACACCAGCGGCATGAAGCGCATGCCACCCTCGCCGGCAGCATTCCTCAGCGTGGTGGCGACAAACTCGTAGGAGAGCTCGGCTACCGTCTGGGCGCGGCCCGGCACCACGGCTCGCGACGAGGTGCCCCACAGAAGCACCAGCGCGATGGCAGCCAGCGTCAGGACCATGAACAGCGAGGAGTTGGTGAAGGAGACGTCGTATCCGTCGATGTTGATGTCCACCAGCTTGTGGATGCCGAACTGATGGATGGGATCGGTTCTTACGTCAGCCACCTTGAGGAGCTCCCTCGCTCGATCTCGCCCGCAACACGACCTGGAACCAAAACGCCCGGCCGTTCAAACTCACTCTTCGCCGTCCGGCGCCCGACGTGAGGACTTGCCCCCCTTGGCGGCGAAAGGATCCTTCGCCACGCCCGTCGCACGCATCACGTTCAGCGTTCCCGCCGCAAAGCCGAGCAGCAGAAACACGATCATGCCCCACGGAGTCGTTCCGAAGAGGCGATCGATCGTATAGCCGATCACAAACCCAACGATCACCCCGGCCACGAATTCCGAGCCGACCTTCATCGCCTGCCCGATACCGGACAGTCCAGACGACTGCGGGGCACCACCCTCGGGTGTCGACGGACCACGCCGGGCTTCGGCCAGCTTCTCACCCAGCGCCCTAAGGCGGGGATCGCTTCCGGCGGCGTCCGGCCGTTCGTCGTTCTGACCCATCGGCGGCATCCTCGAGAACGCAGTCGCCAAGGCCCTGCAAGATCGGGGTAATCCCTGATTTGGCGGGCACCATAGTGTTCACACGGATGCCTGTCAAGATTGGCGACGGCCTATACATTTCATTGATTTATATGCCATTTCCACCGGTGAGACCACCGCCATTCCCAGACTGCGACTTTAGTCGAGGCGGGCGTAATCGATTAAGCTGCCATTGCCTCGCAACACGGCCTGGAAAGCAGGTGCGGTTCAGCTCGCCTCGCGGAAGGATTCGGCGGTTTCAAGGTCGACGGAGACGAGCTGCGACACGCCGCGCTCGGCCATGGTGACGCCGAACAGGCGATTCATGCGCGCCATAGTGATCGGATTGTGGGTGATGACCACGAAGCGGGTCTCGGTGGAACGGGCCATCTCTTCGAGAAGATCGCAGTAGCGCTCGACGTTCGCATCATCGAGCGGCGCGTCGACCTCGTCGAGCACGCAGATCGGCGCCGGATTGGTCAGAAAGACGGCGAAGATCAGCGCCATGGCCGTCAGCGCCTGTTCGCCGCCGGAGAGCAGCGTCATGGTCTGCGGCTTTTTGCCGGGCGGGCGAGCGAGAATCTCAAGGCCGGCTTCCAGCGGATCCTCGGCGTCGACGAGTTGCAGCTCCGCCGTGCCGCCACCGAACAGATGGACGAACAGGCGCTGGAAGTGGGCATTGACGATACCGAAGGCATTGAGCAACCGCTCGCGCGCCTCGCGATTCAGGTTCTGGATGCCTTGGCGCAGGCGACGGATCGCCTCGATCAGATCTTCACGCTCGTTGACTAGGGTATCCAGCCGCTCCTCCAGCTCGGCCTGTTCCGCCTCCGCCTGGAGATTGACGCCGCCGAGCTTGTCGCGCTCGACCTTCAGCCTTTCGAGCCGGGTCTCGACGCCAGCCAGATCCGGTAGCGGCGCCGCCTCGTCGATTTCGGCAAGCTGGCGCAAGGCGTAGAGCGGCGTATCGAAACGATCACGCATCTCCTCGGCATACACCTCAAGCCGCTGCTTGGCGGCGGCGAGCCGCTCTTCGGCACGCACGCGGCCTTCCCGAATGGTCGAAAGGCGGGCAAGCGCCTCGGCAGCGGCGCGATCGGCTTCGCCGGCCTGCATCTCGCCCTCGCGGAGCCGGTCCGAAGCCTCCGCACTGGCAGTCTCGGCCGCGGCAACCGCCCGCATCAGGCCGCGCCGGGCCTCGACGATTTCGTCGGGGCGGTCGATCAGCTCGGCCCGTTCGTCTTCCACTTGGGCGAGGCGGTCATCCAGTTCCTCGAGATGGGCGGCGGCGTGACGCACGCGGTCGCCCCAGCCGGCGCGTTCGCGTTCGATCGCCTCGATGCGGCGTTTGCGCAGTTCCCCCTCGCGGCGGATCATGTCGACGGCGGCGCGCGCCTCCGAAAAGCGGGCGCGCGTGTCGGCCGCCTCGCCGCGCAGGGCGTGAACGCGGGCCGACAGTTCGGAGGCATCGGCGAGCTCGCCGTATCTCTCCTCGGCCTCGGCCTTGCGCGCCGCCATATCCTCCGCATCGGCTGCGAGGCGTTCGCGCTGGCCGGCGGCGGCGGCGCGGCGGGCGACGGTTTCCGCCAGCGCCCGTTCGGCGACCAGCAGCCGGTCGCGCGCGTTGGCAGCGCCCCGTTCGGCGACCTTGACCGCTTCTCGGGCGGCGCGTTCCTCAGCTTCGGCCTCGCGCAAGCGCACCTCGGCTCCGTCGAGCACCTGACGCCGCGCGGTGCAGAGTTCGCCCGCCGTTTCGCGCAGAGCATCGATCTCGGCAAGCCGGTTGCGGGCCGCGAGCCTGCGGGCGGCGGCAGTGGGGGCATCGGCGGCGGCGGCGTAGCCATCCCAACGCCAGACCGCGCCTTCGAGCGTTACCAGAATCTGGCCGGTGGCGAGCAGCGGCTGCAGACGAGCCGCATCCTCCGCCTTGACGACGCCGATCTGCCGCAGCCGACGCCCGATGAGGTCGGGGCCATCGACGAACTTGGCCAGCGCCGGAACGCCCTCGGGCAATGCGGGGTCGTCGGCGTCGTCGCCGGGCATCGTCCAGTAGGCCGGCGCACGATCGTCGATCGGCGCCTCGATGTCCTCGCCGAGGGCGGCGGCCAGCGCCGTCTCGAAGCCCTTTTGCGGAGCAAGACGATCGACCAGCGGCGGAAACAGCTGGCCGTGCTCGATGTCCAGCATCTTGGCGAGAGTCCGCGCCTCGGTATCGAGTTTCTGAAGCTCGCGTTCCGCCTCGGCCAACGGCCCCGACGCGGCGAGGCGTTCCTCCTCGGCGGCGCGGCGCCCGGCCTCGGCATCGGCAACCGCCGTCTCGGCCTCGAACACCATGGCCGCCGCCAGTTCGATCTCCTCGCGGGCCTCGGCGATGGCGTCGTCCGCGTTGAGTCGCTCATCGAGCTCCGCCAGTTCGGCATCGAGCCCCTCAAGCTCGCGAAGCTGGCGATCGAGGCGAAGACCCGCCTCGCGGATCTCGCGTTCGAGCGCGCCTTTCAGCGCGGCAGCTTCGGCCTCGGCGGCCGTGGCGGCGGTCAGCTCGGCGTCGACGTCGGCGAGGCGTGCCGCGATCTCCGAGGCGGATGCCTCCGCCTCCGCCTGCCGCTCTTCCTCACCGAGCTCCTCGCCGGCCAACGCTTCGGCCTCGTCCGCAAGGGCGGCGAGACGCTCGTCGTTCTCGGCCACCAGCGCCGCTTCGCGTGCGCGGTCGCGGGCGATCTCCTCGGCGCGGCGGGAGAGTTCGGCCAGCCGTTCGCG
This genomic interval carries:
- a CDS encoding class I SAM-dependent RNA methyltransferase — protein: MTELVIDRLGHRGDGVVLQPDGKSLFVPYALAGETVDVDLQGGTARLNRVVVPSPDRIEAACRHFGTCGGCMLQHVAPAPYGDFKRRLVIDALADRGLTPEVGETRLVPAQSRRRATFAGIMAGRHPFVGFNERASHRLVSLDECPVMKPDILAALPALTALTGLIAPRKGGLDLTVTLTTGGLDVSVAGIAARDVDRLRLPFIELAARFDLARLSAGGEAIVERRAATINIDGIMVTLPPGGFLQASEEAEAIMGELVTAAVPAKAKRVADLYSGVGTFALRLARHAEVLALEGEAGAVAALDRAARSMTGRHRISAERRDLARRPLIDKELEKIDAIVFDPPRAGAAEQSQWLSRSKVPTIVAVSCNPATLARDLRTLVDGGYRIDTVTPVDQFLWSSHVEVVAALRR
- the aroC gene encoding chorismate synthase — protein: MSHNSFGHLFRITTWGESHGPALGVVVDGCPPGLPLTAEFIQTFLDRRKPGQSRFVTQRREDDLVEILSGVFEDDRTGGPVTTGTPISLLIRNTDQRSKDYGDIRDKYRPGHADVAYDLKYGVRDYRGGGRSSARETAARVAAGAVARRVIDGVTIRGALVQIGTEKIDRANWDWSAVDDNPFFCPDREAVPRFEAYLDRVRKAGSSVGAVVELVAEGVPPGWGAPIYGKLDQDLASALMSINAVKGVEIGEGFAAAELTGEENADEMRMGNDGAILHASNHAGGVLGGISTGQPVVARFAVKPTSSILTDRRSVSAAGEDVDVMTRGRHDPCVGIRAVPVGEAMMALVLADHKLRHRAQTGRDGAIAFPLR
- a CDS encoding GNAT family N-acetyltransferase gives rise to the protein MISSPASLAALHPADDFAAVEAVYREAADYLLLESGLTPEVAARAFFEDRPPTGDETPLKFGVLGNAGDLVAIGDLAFGYPERGDAYLGLLLLVPTARGQGLGPAIVDEVKRLARARGATRLLLGVLDGNERARVFWERLGFRWVKTGGPQIFGERQHVVHRLELPLAGPWEDRI
- a CDS encoding methyl-accepting chemotaxis protein, producing the protein MLRSFTGRIVFVVLASALALAAVLTFATQRMAEETVTDLSSEAIVTAAGARAAALQSWIDSLSSQAAAVASASALQASAREFKSAWNQLLDDDPGARLRQVFVDANPNPQNREEMGAVDDTSERYFIYHAIGHKAVASALSDTGFDDLVLFDDSGRAYYSYVKDDLFGRRIADATGKSALADVVKAMIPAPGAKPADLKPAFTSFMPDPSTSVGLSGYFVAPVIMEGRFVAVVALRVKMAQATKTLTDKTGLGAAGRSFLISSGTGAGFTFGQTAKGDMLVDLSANPLLKSPQGTAFEIELNPGVVELAALAPVRPGWQVLSLHDRSAALAPVKRLTLILIAVAAAVLLLVGGLAVQLTRRLTRPLATLASDVRRLGAGELDTELSGRDRKDEIGDLARAVDVFRAAAIERLRLEEQQIEEGRRREARQQEIDRLVIEFRAEVHNTIEAVTRRMADMTATAADLTQVAEETTVRTGEASHASSTASGSVGSVAAAAEELDASIRNLGTQVNAARDVVESATQGANAANAKVGGLRVASEEIGKIVTLIQSIAGQTNLLALNATIEAARAGAAGKGFAVVASEVKNLAGQTAKATEEIAHQIAAIQTSSEEAAEAIQAITDTMATVNRYTVAMADAMAQQSEATTSISGNVHAAASATGSVLGIVERVASAADATTRSALSVKDSAAEVERETKALEDLVAGFLTKVTAA
- the ald gene encoding alanine dehydrogenase; protein product: MLVGTPKEIKDHEDRVGLVPSSVRELVAAGHKVIIEKNAGAGIGIADAAYVKAGAAIVDGPDEIFATADMIVKVKEPLAVERKKLREGQTLFTYLHLAPDPEQAEDLMKSGATCIAYETVTAPNGSLPLLAPMSEVAGRMAPQVGAAALENAAGGMGILLGGVAGVAPATVVILGAGVAGTNATHVALGMGADVTLVDNSIDALRRAIATFGVRIKTAHSNKDTVADLVTGADLVISTVLVPGAGTPKLISRELIAAMKKGSAFVDVAIDQGGASETSRATTHSDPTYIESGVVHYCVANMPGGVARTSTFALNNATLPFALALANKGWKRACQDDIHLAHGLNVHAGKITYKAVSDALGFAYLDPAKALA
- a CDS encoding Lrp/AsnC family transcriptional regulator, producing MRLDVTDRAILTALQDNARPTNAELADRVHLSASACLRRTRLLEESGLIARFVAILDPRIAGVPGTAYVSVTLDSQGRASLDKFEAAVRAIPEITECYLLAGQHDYLLRVVYRDAADLERIHSEILTPLPGVVRVQSQLTLRTVKRSTKLPI